The following coding sequences are from one Thermocrinis jamiesonii window:
- a CDS encoding cellulose biosynthesis cyclic di-GMP-binding regulatory protein BcsB, with protein sequence MRRFLILLPMVPAFAQPVIEPKFADRIFPYVSYSEVWTGTPAMLKDVAVPNVLIVYGVNEDTDVVAQAGKIAFYLGQWVEDIGFGAEEVKQSKIPPLLVSDKQLKNVQWKNIIVVGTNNDIVKELGLSFEKPTIKLVEKDEKKMLIVGGQNKEQVLQAIKYLADVRLNFKAGAYRTFFSFVALRGHIEKGEFDTALRLVRSPMGLSACGKNMALAGPMIAQWPDELKAVVKKRNAILYVELPKALEERNKDKAVELWKEAMFTCYQCHQGIGIPQVRKFKPVEEIHAKHQRIAEAFGLVKVVGNEKSCVACHAGQTQIKGYK encoded by the coding sequence ATGAGGAGGTTTTTGATCCTTTTACCTATGGTTCCAGCCTTTGCCCAACCTGTTATTGAACCAAAGTTTGCGGATAGGATTTTCCCTTACGTGAGCTATTCGGAAGTATGGACTGGCACCCCTGCAATGCTAAAAGATGTAGCAGTTCCAAACGTGCTGATTGTATATGGAGTGAATGAAGACACAGATGTGGTAGCTCAAGCAGGGAAAATAGCCTTTTATCTTGGTCAATGGGTAGAGGACATAGGCTTTGGGGCGGAAGAGGTAAAGCAGTCCAAAATTCCACCTCTTTTGGTAAGCGACAAACAGCTAAAAAACGTGCAGTGGAAGAACATCATAGTGGTTGGAACAAACAACGACATAGTTAAAGAGCTTGGGCTTAGCTTTGAAAAGCCAACCATAAAGTTAGTGGAAAAAGACGAAAAGAAAATGTTGATAGTGGGTGGGCAAAATAAAGAACAGGTCCTGCAGGCTATCAAATACCTTGCGGACGTTAGACTAAACTTCAAAGCTGGAGCATACAGGACTTTCTTTTCCTTTGTAGCCCTTAGAGGCCACATAGAAAAGGGAGAATTTGATACTGCTCTAAGGCTTGTTAGGAGTCCCATGGGGCTTTCTGCCTGTGGCAAAAACATGGCTTTGGCTGGACCTATGATAGCCCAATGGCCTGATGAGCTAAAGGCTGTAGTCAAGAAAAGAAACGCCATTCTTTACGTAGAGCTACCAAAGGCACTGGAAGAAAGAAACAAGGATAAAGCGGTAGAACTTTGGAAAGAGGCTATGTTCACCTGTTATCAGTGTCACCAAGGCATAGGCATACCTCAGGTAAGAAAGTTTAAGCCTGTGGAAGAAATACACGCAAAGCATCAAAGAATAGCAGAAGCCTTTGGTTTGGTAAAGGTAGTAGGGAACGAAAAGTCCTGTGTAGCCTGCCATGCTGGACAAACTCAAATAAAAGGCTACAAATGA
- a CDS encoding RNA-guided endonuclease InsQ/TnpB family protein codes for MKEQILSYELTLPQRIYPHLDRLFSVFKNQVNSYIPKLWNEKGFKLLSQKGSAVGILKKEFPTPEGLPSRVFRNVLELTGQIIRSQIERKEVFEKLLKGEEIKGYSKNFVLNIQRQIENLRKKGKEVSCYFDLPHPRFNGQIVITSADDNLEKGQFRRLKISGNFLEFSIKVPTQKGWEWISVKKLIPERLRRALTKAKEVKAVLIKKVLLKSGYSIYRLVIPLSFEVKEPENIERVLALDLSPSEKRLGVAVLVEGEKVSKPLFFKTQMLRKIERLHFEVSALERKIDNIYNSIENTACKREKERLWERLRHLFVEQKLRQRKIKQLRKEILETFTNFVIAHAKVYDCQAIVVEDLSFKEVPDWKDKKALRRFSQWFYSRFASRLEEKARLYNLKVIKVNPAHTSRICHKCGKEGKTERLVFKCSCGKYDRDYNASVNIAFRLTKPKAQRAEGIPGRFPSRLVQVEWKAILSFISFSKLLAWLRIVETSQLKLKKLLKWVGSDKYG; via the coding sequence ATGAAGGAGCAAATCCTTAGCTATGAGCTAACTCTTCCACAAAGAATTTATCCCCACCTTGACAGGCTTTTCTCCGTCTTTAAAAACCAAGTTAATTCCTACATCCCAAAACTTTGGAACGAAAAAGGTTTTAAGCTTTTGTCCCAAAAAGGCTCTGCTGTGGGAATTTTGAAAAAAGAATTTCCTACTCCTGAAGGTCTCCCTTCAAGAGTTTTTAGAAACGTCCTTGAGCTAACAGGACAAATCATCAGAAGTCAGATAGAAAGAAAAGAAGTGTTTGAGAAGTTGTTAAAGGGAGAAGAAATCAAAGGTTACAGCAAAAACTTTGTTTTAAACATCCAAAGACAGATAGAAAACCTTAGAAAGAAAGGAAAAGAGGTTAGTTGCTACTTTGACCTTCCACATCCAAGGTTTAACGGTCAAATAGTTATTACTTCTGCAGACGACAACCTTGAAAAAGGACAGTTTAGAAGGTTAAAAATTTCAGGAAACTTTTTGGAGTTCAGCATAAAGGTTCCTACACAAAAAGGTTGGGAGTGGATAAGTGTTAAGAAGCTTATTCCAGAAAGACTTAGAAGAGCTTTAACGAAAGCTAAGGAAGTTAAAGCGGTGTTGATAAAAAAGGTCTTGTTAAAAAGTGGATACAGCATATACAGGCTTGTTATTCCCTTAAGTTTTGAAGTAAAAGAGCCTGAAAACATAGAAAGAGTGTTAGCCTTAGACCTTTCACCTTCAGAAAAAAGGCTTGGAGTTGCGGTATTGGTAGAAGGAGAGAAAGTTTCCAAACCTTTGTTCTTTAAAACGCAGATGTTAAGAAAGATAGAAAGACTACACTTTGAAGTATCAGCCCTTGAGAGAAAGATAGACAACATCTACAATAGCATAGAAAATACAGCTTGTAAGCGAGAAAAAGAAAGGCTTTGGGAAAGGTTAAGACACTTGTTTGTTGAGCAGAAACTAAGGCAGAGGAAGATAAAGCAGTTAAGAAAAGAAATACTTGAGACTTTTACCAATTTTGTCATAGCACACGCAAAGGTTTATGATTGTCAAGCCATAGTGGTAGAGGACCTAAGCTTCAAAGAAGTTCCCGATTGGAAGGACAAGAAAGCTTTAAGAAGATTTAGCCAATGGTTTTATTCAAGGTTTGCAAGCAGGCTTGAAGAGAAGGCAAGGCTTTACAACTTAAAAGTCATAAAAGTAAATCCCGCACATACGTCAAGAATTTGTCATAAGTGTGGTAAGGAAGGTAAGACAGAAAGGTTAGTTTTTAAGTGTTCTTGTGGGAAATATGATAGAGATTACAATGCAAGTGTTAATATAGCATTTCGCCTGACAAAACCCAAAGCCCAGAGGGCAGAGGGTATTCCAGGCAGGTTTCCGTCCCGCCTGGTGCAGGTGGAATGGAAAGCTATTTTAAGCTTTATCTCTTTCTCAAAACTTCTTGCTTGGTTAAGGATAGTTGAAACTTCTCAGCTCAAACTCAAGAAACTACTCAAATGGGTAGGTTCGGATAAGTATGGTTAA
- a CDS encoding SCO family protein, translating into MRWVLALIVLLGSVWAIPAPKSHEGFFDPSILQIEEEKYLGNRVADVEFVDERGNTHRLLDYIKGHPTALILGYYTCDSACPLIIKNAIEASKNINKDFRGIVLSFDKEDTLRDLQEFKRKLGISSDKWTFGIMKEEDIKKLSESVGYRFFYSRQDRVFVHPNVVMFLDPEGKVSRYLYGISPREIDFRIALAEAETFRITKNTIVDVAFMVCYKYDPNTGKYGLNPIVLFAIAGLSLGGFTLAYAIIKRTKEVQP; encoded by the coding sequence ATGAGGTGGGTTTTAGCCCTGATTGTCCTGTTGGGGTCCGTTTGGGCTATTCCTGCGCCTAAGAGCCATGAAGGCTTCTTTGACCCGAGCATCTTACAGATAGAGGAAGAGAAATATTTGGGCAATCGTGTTGCGGATGTGGAGTTTGTAGATGAAAGAGGAAATACCCATAGGCTTTTGGACTACATCAAAGGACATCCTACCGCTCTGATCTTGGGTTACTACACCTGCGATTCTGCGTGCCCTCTTATAATCAAAAACGCCATAGAGGCTTCTAAAAACATAAATAAGGATTTCAGAGGTATTGTGCTCTCCTTTGACAAGGAGGACACTCTGAGAGACTTGCAGGAGTTCAAAAGAAAACTCGGAATCTCCTCCGACAAGTGGACCTTTGGTATTATGAAGGAGGAGGACATTAAAAAACTTTCTGAGTCCGTAGGCTATAGGTTCTTCTACTCAAGGCAAGACAGAGTCTTTGTCCATCCAAATGTGGTTATGTTCTTAGACCCAGAGGGAAAGGTATCAAGATACTTGTATGGTATATCCCCAAGGGAGATAGACTTTAGAATCGCTTTGGCAGAGGCGGAAACCTTTAGGATCACAAAAAACACCATAGTGGATGTAGCCTTCATGGTTTGCTACAAATACGACCCCAACACGGGCAAGTATGGGCTAAACCCAATAGTTTTGTTTGCTATAGCTGGTTTAAGCTTGGGTGGTTTTACCTTAGCTTACGCAATAATTAAAAGGACAAAGGAGGTGCAGCCATGA
- a CDS encoding cytochrome c oxidase subunit 3: MAHEGTHTAHHETSLWGLPVGLVPLVLSLAAVAYFGWGWSLVGLILAGVALVLLVIGVIGWANEHFSKEPDQGLGFQGVVWFVFAEIVIFGSIFAGFWMARVTHATEWVTKWIPEGGMNLPLVGLLTLILWASSYTIYKAEHSLEHNDLGGYRMWLIATIVLGTLFLVLHAWEWMHLWAKGFTISANMYGTGFYMLTGVHASHVIVGIGMQLVLLLTSGKALGKVTPIKAASFYWHFVDLAWLLVAGTAYIVGSYGTF, encoded by the coding sequence ATGGCACATGAGGGGACGCACACAGCCCATCACGAAACGAGCCTTTGGGGCTTACCGGTAGGTTTAGTGCCACTTGTCCTTTCTTTAGCAGCGGTTGCTTACTTTGGTTGGGGGTGGAGCCTTGTAGGTCTCATCTTAGCAGGCGTAGCCCTCGTCCTCTTGGTCATAGGTGTAATTGGATGGGCTAACGAGCACTTCTCCAAAGAGCCTGACCAGGGACTTGGCTTTCAGGGAGTAGTTTGGTTCGTCTTCGCAGAGATCGTCATATTCGGTTCTATCTTTGCAGGCTTTTGGATGGCAAGGGTTACGCATGCTACCGAATGGGTAACTAAGTGGATCCCTGAAGGTGGAATGAACTTACCTCTTGTTGGGCTTCTTACCCTAATTCTTTGGGCATCCAGCTACACCATCTACAAAGCAGAACACTCTTTAGAACACAACGACCTGGGCGGATACCGCATGTGGCTGATAGCAACCATTGTTCTTGGAACACTGTTTTTGGTACTCCACGCGTGGGAATGGATGCACCTTTGGGCTAAAGGCTTTACCATAAGCGCCAACATGTATGGCACAGGCTTTTACATGCTAACAGGTGTGCATGCTTCTCACGTTATCGTAGGTATAGGCATGCAGTTGGTTCTTTTATTGACCAGTGGTAAAGCCTTAGGAAAGGTGACGCCCATAAAGGCAGCAAGCTTTTACTGGCACTTTGTGGATTTGGCTTGGCTTTTGGTAGCAGGCACCGCTTACATAGTAGGTTCTTATGGGACTTTTTAA
- the coxB gene encoding cytochrome c oxidase subunit II, producing the protein MKYLLALLALVGSVFAEEVLAYPRVYWENSVKVWFWIAVLIYLIVAIPAIYFAIKYRYKKGEREEGDHIEGNTALEIVWTVIPIIIVLFLGTYSFANFVKQRNAPEGAMEIKLVAFMWGWEFEYPNGKKVYAFFNPEGYTAPEEQKAYIPAGKPIKVYLTSRDVIHSFFVHPAKITEDAVPGRITKMWFQINKPGEYFVFCREYCGTWHSRMFAILKVVPEEEFNRWLGEGQAVEQTSQQIIQ; encoded by the coding sequence ATGAAGTATCTTTTGGCTTTGCTGGCTCTTGTGGGGTCAGTGTTTGCAGAAGAAGTGCTTGCTTATCCCAGAGTCTATTGGGAAAACTCCGTAAAGGTTTGGTTCTGGATAGCAGTGCTTATTTACCTCATAGTCGCTATTCCAGCCATCTACTTTGCCATTAAGTATCGTTACAAAAAGGGAGAGCGTGAGGAAGGAGATCACATTGAAGGAAACACAGCCCTTGAGATAGTCTGGACAGTTATACCCATCATAATAGTGCTCTTTCTTGGCACATACTCCTTTGCAAACTTTGTAAAGCAAAGGAATGCTCCGGAAGGTGCTATGGAGATCAAACTGGTTGCCTTTATGTGGGGATGGGAATTTGAATATCCCAATGGAAAGAAGGTCTACGCTTTCTTTAACCCAGAAGGCTACACCGCACCAGAAGAGCAGAAGGCATACATTCCCGCAGGAAAACCCATTAAGGTTTATCTAACCTCAAGGGATGTGATCCATTCCTTCTTTGTCCATCCCGCAAAAATCACAGAAGATGCGGTGCCCGGAAGGATCACAAAGATGTGGTTCCAGATCAACAAGCCAGGTGAATACTTCGTATTCTGCAGAGAATACTGCGGAACCTGGCACTCCCGTATGTTTGCCATCCTAAAGGTGGTGCCAGAGGAGGAGTTTAACAGGTGGCTTGGAGAAGGACAAGCTGTAGAACAAACTTCTCAGCAAATAATTCAATAA
- the tyrS gene encoding tyrosine--tRNA ligase, giving the protein MLNWEKQLNLIKEGVSEIIEEEELIEKLKRGKPLRIKAGFDPTAPDLHLGHTVLLQKLRQFQQLGHEVYFVIGDFTAMIGDPTGRSETRPPLSREEILENAKTYEHQVFKILDPEKTNVVFNSSWLSTLGTEGVIRLAGKYTVARMLERDDFSKRFKEGNPIYIHEFIYPLLQGYDSVFLKADVELGGTDQKFNLLVGRDLQRAYGQEPQVCITLPLLVGLDGVRKMSKSYGNYVGITEEPEIMFGKIMSISDELMWDYYLLLTDYSREEIESFKRDMHPMEAKKKLAYTIVERFHGKEKAERALEFFVKTFSEKEFPQDAPVIELPQGYRKRAYELLFELGLEPSKNSARRVIEGGGFRVNGRKIEDPFQEIEVLQELKIQLGKKRFYRLVPKKE; this is encoded by the coding sequence ATGCTGAATTGGGAAAAACAGCTCAATCTGATAAAGGAGGGTGTATCAGAGATCATAGAGGAAGAAGAGCTTATAGAGAAACTAAAAAGAGGTAAGCCCCTTCGGATAAAGGCTGGTTTTGATCCAACAGCTCCAGACCTACATCTTGGACATACCGTTTTGCTTCAAAAACTTAGGCAGTTTCAACAGCTCGGACATGAGGTCTATTTTGTAATAGGTGATTTTACCGCTATGATAGGGGACCCAACGGGCAGAAGCGAAACCAGACCACCGCTTTCAAGGGAAGAGATCTTAGAGAATGCCAAAACTTACGAACACCAAGTTTTTAAGATCCTCGATCCGGAGAAAACAAACGTAGTTTTTAACAGTAGCTGGCTTTCTACACTGGGAACGGAAGGCGTAATAAGACTTGCAGGCAAATACACGGTCGCAAGAATGTTGGAAAGGGATGACTTTTCCAAGCGGTTTAAAGAAGGAAACCCTATTTACATTCACGAGTTTATATACCCCTTGCTTCAGGGCTATGATTCTGTGTTTTTGAAAGCGGATGTGGAGCTTGGGGGCACAGATCAGAAGTTTAACCTTTTGGTGGGAAGAGACCTTCAGAGGGCTTACGGTCAGGAACCTCAGGTATGCATCACCCTTCCCCTACTGGTAGGTTTAGATGGCGTTAGGAAGATGTCTAAATCTTATGGAAACTACGTAGGTATAACAGAAGAACCAGAAATTATGTTTGGTAAAATCATGTCAATATCTGACGAGCTTATGTGGGATTATTACCTTTTGCTTACGGACTACAGCAGGGAAGAAATAGAAAGTTTCAAAAGAGATATGCACCCCATGGAGGCAAAGAAAAAACTTGCTTACACTATAGTGGAGCGTTTTCACGGAAAAGAGAAAGCGGAAAGAGCGCTTGAATTTTTTGTAAAAACCTTCTCGGAAAAAGAATTTCCACAAGACGCACCGGTTATAGAACTGCCACAGGGCTACAGAAAGAGAGCTTACGAACTTTTATTTGAGCTTGGCTTGGAACCTTCAAAGAACTCTGCAAGAAGGGTTATAGAAGGTGGAGGTTTTAGGGTAAACGGAAGGAAAATAGAAGATCCTTTTCAGGAAATTGAGGTTCTCCAAGAGCTTAAAATACAGTTAGGGAAGAAGAGGTTTTATAGGCTGGTTCCTAAGAAGGAGTGA
- the lpxD gene encoding UDP-3-O-(3-hydroxymyristoyl)glucosamine N-acyltransferase — protein sequence MNFTASEVAQRIGGKLFGKDLRLKGISSVQRPKEGTIIFCPSPKDFENVKEKREITVVVSQKVNHESYILVEDVKLSLAKFLDFYFKEEHPSGISPKAYVEESAVIGKDVYVGPFAYVGKHVVLEDGVKVYPFCYVGDYTHVGEGSILFSGVKVYPRSVIGKRVRVHSGAVIGADGFGYHITKEGIFKLNHIGNVIIEDDVEIGANTTIDRAMIDSTVIGKETKIDNLVMIAHNCQIGERNIIVSQVGLSGSVKTGKNVVLAGQVGVADHVHIGDNVQVAAKSGVSKDLEPNKTYGANLPAIEWSKWKRIYIYLLKLPELFKK from the coding sequence ATGAACTTTACTGCGTCCGAAGTAGCCCAGCGTATAGGCGGTAAGCTATTTGGAAAGGACTTAAGGCTAAAAGGGATCTCCTCCGTCCAAAGACCAAAGGAAGGCACTATAATTTTTTGTCCCTCTCCTAAAGATTTTGAAAACGTAAAGGAAAAGAGAGAAATAACGGTGGTGGTTTCTCAAAAAGTCAATCACGAAAGCTATATACTTGTAGAGGATGTAAAGCTTTCTCTGGCAAAGTTTCTTGACTTCTACTTTAAGGAGGAGCATCCTTCTGGAATTTCTCCTAAGGCCTACGTAGAAGAATCTGCGGTCATAGGAAAGGATGTTTATGTGGGACCCTTTGCTTACGTTGGAAAACATGTGGTTTTAGAAGACGGAGTAAAGGTCTATCCTTTTTGTTATGTAGGAGACTATACTCACGTAGGGGAGGGAAGCATACTTTTCAGCGGGGTAAAGGTGTATCCAAGGTCCGTTATAGGTAAAAGGGTAAGGGTACATAGCGGAGCGGTTATAGGTGCAGACGGTTTTGGCTATCACATAACAAAGGAAGGTATTTTTAAACTAAACCATATCGGTAACGTGATCATAGAGGATGACGTAGAGATAGGGGCAAACACCACCATAGACAGGGCCATGATTGACAGCACAGTTATAGGCAAAGAAACAAAGATAGACAACTTGGTTATGATAGCTCACAACTGCCAAATAGGGGAAAGGAACATAATAGTCAGTCAAGTAGGATTGTCTGGAAGTGTAAAAACTGGTAAAAATGTGGTCTTAGCTGGGCAGGTGGGTGTGGCAGATCATGTGCATATTGGAGATAACGTGCAGGTTGCTGCCAAATCGGGTGTTTCCAAAGACTTGGAACCAAACAAAACCTATGGAGCAAACCTGCCGGCCATAGAGTGGAGTAAGTGGAAGAGAATTTACATATATCTTCTTAAATTACCGGAGCTGTTTAAAAAATGA